A segment of the Carassius auratus strain Wakin unplaced genomic scaffold, ASM336829v1 scaf_tig00002883, whole genome shotgun sequence genome:
TCTGTTAATAATACTCTCTTTTTTTAATAGCTGATAAAACAAATTCTAGAGACAAGACCAGGTGGAGGAAATGTGCTTAAGGAGTATGAAGATACAGGCACAATTAGTGATGACACAAGGAAAGTGATGGTGAACATCTTAGTTGCACGCATGATGGAGACAGAAGGgtaattctaaaaatataattcGCTCTTGCATTATTCAGTTTGTTACTGATTTTGATGCTCTATAGATTGTGAAGTAGATAGATGTAGTTGGGTTGtagttgatcttttttttttcttttttttcttaaaattagtttaattaaatgttcttaAACATTTCCTATCAGCGTAAAGTAACATTGAGTGTTCCAATTCTTCAGAAGGGTCCCACATCGACTTACCAAACAGAAGTATGGATTGGGAATTATCACCTTATTTCCCTCACTCAGAGATCCCCAAGGAAGGACTGGATATGTAAGTCATTATCACTGATTGGACATTCAATATTTTGTGCTCAGTTGGAAATATctaaagatgtttttattttttattaagggttaaattaagaatttgtgtcATTTCAACAGGAACATTTCTATGATGGCCAAAAAAACACTGGATTCTTGTCATGGCGCCTCAAGACAGTACAAAGGGGGACAAGACCTTCTGGAAATAAGGAAGatccaaaaacagaagaaaagggAGGTCCTTTGCTTGACAGACAGCTATGTTACCAAGAACATCAGCTAGATAATGATCAAAGTGTAGAGGCCATCTCTTTGATAAATCATACAAGTGAACGTGAGGTCATCATGCAGAAGATGAAGGCAACGTTTGAATACAGACAGCGCCTTGTCCATGATCCAGAGGGATCCACCACCATTCTCTCTGTTTTTCCTCGGTTCCTGGACATTAAAGTATTGGTatggattttctttcattttttactaaaatttaaatgttagtaTCAGAGAACTGTCAAATGGTCTGCATTGTTGAAACTGGCCACATTATTGTAATCACAATATATTGTAATTTCTTTGTGTTTTCTTCAAAACTTCAGATTCTTCAGGACTTCACACTCCTCTTTGGGTCAGAAACTGCTTCCAGACTTTTGGAAAGGTGGCCGACAGTTTTCAAAGCAAAGGTTATCAGACTAGGAGAAACCTTGACTCCCACTCCACTGCTGAAAAGATTACTGTCATCTGCCAAACAGAGCAAAGAAAGCAGCGAGGCACAGGATTCCCCAGGTGAAACTTCCAATGACTTTGCAGTAAAATCATACTATACATACTCATTTTTGTGTAGACATTTaacaaagttacttttttttccagAGTGGGACAGTGATATATCATCCTTCCTTCTACTTTTGCATCTCCTATCACCCCAGGCTTCAGGAAGAAAGAAAATCCAAAGGATCAGTATTTCACAGGCTATTGACCATCTGGTGGTGTTTCACAAAGTAGGTATCTGGTACACTGGTGCCAAAATACAAGGCCTATAAGTGTTACACTttgaattgaatatttatttatttttaactattagataaactgtaaaatgataaatgtaaaattaatctaaatatgATCTAAACTAAAATTGTTGTTCGTGCATGTACGGTTTTGATTTGGAGTGCTTCCTGGTCTTTATGATGTGCAATTAAGCTAAAAAGtctcaaataaatgttaactgataaAGCTGTacttattaatttatcattattattcaaagacgtaattttttttcccccatttaggCATGCAGGAGCATACAGGAACACCTTGAGCTGGAGGAGAATCGTCAGCCATACATTCTTGCCTCCGGGAGCAGCAAGGAAGCCATCAGTCACTACTTCATTGTGGTGGATAAAAAGCTCATCCCCTGTCAAGAATCCTCTTCACTGGCTGCCATTGATGAACTCTTCAAGGTTCATTTTGTTTTCAGTCTCCGTTATGATAGCCATTGCCTATCACTGGGAGTCATGTACTATCAGGGGTATTGAGTCTGGGCCTGTTTCAAATGAGCTGTTGTCTGACCTTGAAAACTCTGATTTTATTTCAGAGCAACTCCAGATTGATATCTCTAGCGAGGTAATGGTCACACCGTGGGTAAAGTGTCAAGGTACTGAGTATCGCAGTGATCTTGTTGTTTTCTTAGAGTTTGTTGATGATGCACCTGTTTTTGGAAAGattgttaaaatttttattaaggatggaatttattttttggtatcgTGTATGGAATCAGAGTTTATTGAACACCTTCATGGTTTCAGTGTTGTTGAACAAGAGCATTGTCTTGTACTCAAAAAACCTGAGGAATTGATGTACTACAAGCCATTTGATTTACAAATGTCCTATGGCAATGACCATCTTTTTTACATTGTCGTGAActgttatttgtaataatttcatGGCATTTATGGTTTCTTGCTCTGTGCTGAAATAAAGTTTTGAAACCTTGACAGTGACGTTTTCTTCATAGTGATTttctagtttattttagtttttagggtTTTTTTTAGTAGGTAATACAGAACCATAAATAACTCCCGAAAAAGTGTTCTATCAACACCAGGATGGTGTAAATTTTGACCCTTTTATACACCGAGTATATTGTGATTTTCACAATGTCAACACCGGAATAGTGTTAGAATTTTTACTCTGTCAGTGTTTGCTACAAAGCTACACCCAGCTCTGTAACAGTGTTGTTTTTATCTGCATCGGTGTTGATTATTTCACTCTCTTAGTGTTCACATTTTAACACTGTATTGGTGTTGCATGAGGCAACACTTTtgaaagtgttaaattaacactttgtGGGTGGTTCTCATATATACACTTTCAAAGTGTTGAAAATAACTCGTATGGTGTTGTTTACCGGATTTCAAATTTACTGTGATGCACATAAGTAATGCACAGGGTAAAAAAAGTTTAGACCGCTTATTTGCGTACCGACATGGGTAccagctgttaatgcacaatcaCAGGATCGACTAACTGTAATATtgtataagattaaaaaaaatatataaatataggctGTGAGCTACCGGTTTCAGAGCAAAActcaaaacaataattttattcaCTGACACGCTTCAATCTGCAGTGGTAAAAATGGCAGggcatacactcttaaaaataaaggttatttattggGATTGGTGGttccattaaaaaagttttaacatCCGTGGAACCTTTCTATTGCACAAAAGGTTGTTCATAGTGGTAAAAaccttaacctttttttttacactaagaAAATAATGGTCCTTTTAAGAACTACTAACTGAAAGTtttttggggaacccaaaatggttcttgtTGTCACATTTATGTTCAGTTAGGGTTCATGGACTTGTAGTTTTTATTCTTTAGTTCCTGTCTGCCTTGGTTTGACCTTCCCGCTTGTTGGCAAAGTTACTGATTTTATTAGTTCTTGAGTGTCATTAATTTACcttgtttgtattgtttatttaattacaacATGCACACATTTGCACTCTGATGTTTTTGATTAGAGAATGTGCAATGAGATGCAGAATTCTGTCAGAGAGCATGTGTGCAGAACAAACCTCCCTGGCGTTTCAGTTGACTAATCTGAATGCTTCTGATTGgacattgcattcataagctcaacagaatctacTGTGATTGATGTAATCCACAACTCTGCAAAAACATGAGaagatataaatttaatatacaatcataattttttattacatttttcactttatttgCGTCAGTGtgagaaacataaaataaacatggttgaaaacactgaaaattttAACAGATGACAAGCGTGTATATCTCTTGCTCAGTACCAGTTAGAATGTGAATGCGGACTTGAATTGAGCAGCTGATGataatcacaccggtgtgatcatttCTAAAGTGAAGTCAGTGAAGtcaagtgacattcagccaagtatggtcacccatactcaaaatttgtgctctgcatttaagccatccgaagtgcacacacacagagcagtgaacacacacacacactgtgaacacacacccggagcagtgggcagccctttatgctgcggcgcccggggagcagttgggggttcggtgccttgctcaaggacacctaagtcgtggtattgaaggtggagagagaactgtacacgcactccccccacctacaattcctgccggcctgagactcaaactcacatcATTTCAAttgcaagtctgactctctaaccattaagccacaacTTCCCAATCAGTCAAAAATCAGGCAGAGCAGATCCATTATTCTTCACAGACAAGTCTGTCAGCCAAGTTTTTAATTGTGTCGCTCTTTCACACTTACGCATACTAGGCAATGTGACCTTCAGAAGGCTCTTTTGTGTTCTGTTTCTAAAAATAAAGCTGTGATCAGTGACAGAGAGGGGAGTTTCTACCCACTTTCACTCACTCaaagtgagagtgtgagagaggagCCTAATTAACTCTTTCACCATTACAGAGACAGTGAGGGGAGGTGTGAGGggggagtcaagtcaagtcaccttcatttatatagcgctttaaacaaaaacaaaaagattgtgtcaaagcaactgaacattaattaggaaaacagtttgtcaatgatgcaaaatgacagttaaaggtagtttatcattgaattcagtgatgtcaccaTCTCAGtccagtttaaatagtatctgtgcaatcatttgcaatcaagttaacgatatcgctgtaaaaaGAGTGTGTGTGAAGACCTTATATGGGCAGTCTAGTGCTGACATTGAACTAGGGAAACCTAATGGATGAAAGAAAACCAAAGTGTGTATGCTAAGAGGAGACAAGAGATGAAGTGAATGTGGGGATGGTTATCAATGAGCATGTAAGAGTTATGAGaggaaatatataattttcaaaagaaaacagtttaaattaataatttcaacTAACCATCATCTATAAAAGCAAAAACAATTCATTGGATCAATCTAGACAAATGAAGCTTTAGTCGTACTAAAGCAGACAGCGTTAGATTACTGTGATGTTCTTAAGAACACGGCAATGATTAATTGTGCATATATAAGCATAATAGACAATTCTCTACATCTTTTGAATTATTGCAGAGTTTTTTTATTGAGAAAGTATTTTTAATCAGTTGTatttactattgttattattattattatttgtctgcAAATGTGTGCAAAAGGTTTTCATTTCTTtatactttcatttgttttaccaATTCTGAAAGTTttgacaaaataaacataaatatataggaGGGAAGTCTATGTCATGAGCCATGTCAATCCCATTTGTGTACTTCCTTCTGTTTGCATGTCAACCACAACCATTTTAACCAGTTAAATTAGCCCCCAACAAGACCGGACACTGAGTTATACAAATTAGCATGTAGATTTCTCTCCTCTTATTGACTTAATGCAAGAGACAGATTATGACATTAGCATGGGCTTATAATGGGGACTTTATGCAGAAACTCTTCTTAAAAACAGATAGATAAAGCACAATGGCACTGAACAAAATGTCTGTTTAGAAGTGCATGAACTCTGTGCTGctaatataacagtttttttctGGATGTTGTTCAGGGATCCCACTCTCTCTGATCCATGAATTTGCATGATTTTTCATTTAGTAATTGTGATTTAGTGTGATTTTTATAAATcctgataagattttttttttaataattttttttatcttttttaatctAGACAAATATTATTTGTCATGGTGTGCTTACTGCGAAGACCGAGGAGACAAAGGAACAAGGAGACATGGAAGAATCCAGAACAATCGGATTGGGAACTGGACTGACACTGGAGCGGACTCAGGCCTGGAGCCAAGACTGGAATGGACTCAGGAGCCGGAGCTGACGGGTtcaggggctggagccgacactggagcggGCTCAGGGGCTGAAGCCGACACTGGAGCAGACACATGGTTTCGAGCCAACAGTCGCTTCCTCCTTTGATTCTTCCCATGACTTGTGGTTATGGTACTGTATCATGCTGCTGTCAACTGAGGGATTGAGAGTGTACCAACTGGTGGGCTTGACAGTGGAACTGCTGGCTCATTTGAGAATGCCGTAGCTGGCGGACTGACTTTGGAGTGGCCAGTGGTCTTGACAATGGAGCAGCCAGTGTGCTTGAGAATGCCACAGCCAGCAGGCTTGAGAGTGCAGTGGCCGATGGGCTTGACTGAACGCTATCCAGACATCAGAGGATACCTTCCCTCCCGCACAGTCCAGTAGTGTCAGGGAGCGTCACATCATCCAACATCATCATAATAACTAGCCCGCAGAGTGTACTCCACAAAGGGGAGATCTCTGTAGGCTAGAACCAAACAGCAACTTCCATGGACATGAGGagaaacaggaaaaacaaaagactttcaaaacaaagaaaaaaaaaaacggggagAAGGGGCAAGGAGAAAGGAGACGTGGGAGGAAATCATGGGGAAAAAATgcttaaacaatattttacaaactaATCCAGATAACAATATTTGACATTAAAGAAAAAGGTGATTGTCCCTTTTTTACTGAAATGTGGGATTTCTACAGCATTCATGCCATATTGAGCTTACACTTTCTCTGTTGagtgtaatatttacaatattactctGCCTATAAATATAACTATTATTAGTCTCTGTGGAATGTTCTAGTTATCTGCCTGCTCAACTGCTTCTTTTAAAGCCGTGATACACCAACCAAATTCAAATAACAGCAAGGAAAGCTGATTGTGGCATTGCTTTGCATTACCTACATCTGGGCCAAAAACACTACAGCCAACAGATTCCTAGCAGAACATGTATGTTCTGTGCCTACAAGAGAAataacggtaacactttacaataaggtgtcatttgttagcattagttgatgtcttaactaacatgaactaacaatgaacaatacatttgatGACAAAATCATCAAATTGCCAGGCGGCGCATTGAACCTGTACAACGGTTTGAATGAATGTCCTTACAATATATGATGCCCTTAGATTTTGTCACAAtaacaattaatgtttgtggggGAATGACACGTCATGTTCATACTTCCTTCAATAGGTTATTTTAGTAGCATAAAAGACGGCTAATCCATTTGGGATTTATTACAGAACGTCAAACAATATCCCTGATTGATGACTGATGATACCACTGCATCTCGCGGACTATGCCacaaattaattattgtttacaTAATTCCGCTGTTTATATGACGATGTTCAAGAGAGTCTAGTCCAGTGACGCATTATCTGAACACGACTGTAACATTCAACGCAGTGTATGATTAATTATAATGCCAATAATACCTAAACTGATGCTAGGGAACCCTGCATAAGATTGTATTCATGTGGTCTTAGAATGTAGTTTCACTGAGcagggattttttatttatttattttttttctatgcctTATATGCTCAAGCGCACACTATCCCAGGGAAAACAAACCAAGCagacttttttctcttttatcgGAGGGCTTGCGTTGATAGAGCACTCTACAGCCACAGGCGCAGACTCGAGCGGAGCTGcttataaaatgaaaacatggttACCCATTTAGAAAGAAGCAAATATTAATCCAATGCATGCATTTCCAGGCAACTATTTGAATCCATCATTTTATAATTAaccttgaaaacactgcattcaattttacagtattttcaagGATTTCAGGCACCCGTATGACCCTGTATGACGGCAAATGTGATGAGTATGAACCATTGACCACTTGAACAAGTGTGCGCTCAGTCAGTGGAGGCTCGCAAGTGGAGCCAGCGAAAGCAGAAATCCCTCCTATGCAACGGCAGACTAGCTCATGATGCTGGACAATAGATAATCTCACAAGCAAGCAGTCCCATATCACGATAGCTTAAGCAAAGACCTTCTTAGTGTGTGTAGTGGGGCGAGATTGCCTATGGAAATAGGAATAGCGAAGGGTGCTCTTTTAACCAGCTAAAAGATCAACATGCACCTGTAAAAGACCAAGATGGCGGCGCaaacacatcgcgaggctcagcgtctctccagtttttgcaattttgcagttttattcctgctcatctcgggtctgttcatactgaacagctttgctttaacatcatacacccgacaggagcttttggatatcggtgaggactttaccagcagtttCATCACCAAATCTTCGACACATCCCTGAGATCACTAGAACACCcgagtaggggtgctccgatcacaatcggccgatcgttaatgcgcatcagAGACAGTgcacatcttctctattaacaacggctctgtgtagtaacagctgctctatgtgaaatcatgcacctgatagaattaaccgctgattagataaccggctttactgacgagatgcgcataacgatcggccgatcgtgatcggagcacccctacaccCGAGGATTCGCACTCTAGCCggccgggcggaagtgctcgcaggcggcgtcgGGATTgtaaacaaaggcgggggaagcACAGAGGTCTAAGagctaacaccgctccggctctctttacccagcattttcctcgctaatgtgcgatcactggtgaacaaaatggatgagttacgactccaCATCACCCACAGTAAAAGCTttctggactgcaatgtcatagttttcacagaaacatggctgcacagcgacgtacccaacaatgctattgagctagccggACGCTACTcgctccgggcagatagaacggcagatgactccggcaagacaagaggtggtggattgtgcatttatgtcaacaaaacttggtgtacgaacactgtcattgttgggagacaatgctcagctaacctagagtttctcatggttaaatgtagacctttttatctgccacgggagttcacttccaccataataaccgcagtctatattccaccggatgctaatgccaagcttgctttgaacgaacttcatgcagccattagtaaacaacagactgctcacccggaggctgcttttattgtcgcgggtgattttaatcactgcaaattaaaaacagtactccccaaatttcaccagcatgtttcctgccacaccagaggagacaaaactttggatcatgtttatacaaacattaatggagcttacatcgcaacccccctcccccacctcagacagtctgatcacctttctttgtttctcacccctaagtattcacccctcatcaaccgtgtgaagccatcagtagccgtgtttccactatcgagctaggaccgggcgtgctagtgcgtgccagggccagtcgcgtttacactgtcacttccggggcttgatcgtgcctcgccggggcttccttggggccaacggctaggttttttcggcccgacgaaatccttgggccaaagcgggccagctggggctagaggaggggttacgaacaaaggcggagtttctccgtgtctggagagcgtcagcgcggatcatttcagaaagaaaacaactttaacaccagcattaaagactttttaaaatcagttgagctcaaaactcactcttagtcagcagcgagtgattgaaataacttgatccgatgtggattacaatcactaaacaaggcagaaatatttataagcgatgtaaaagactatgcacgataaacattaacattaccatggtaaatatgaccgcttggagaaatcagacgtcacaattgtgtatttattaaataacattttatctgtcgtcttgtttcgtgagtttagctccacgttgcatattatcaaaatataataatgatatttgttcgggagcttttataaaaatagagagtctgcgctgtggatcatttcagaaagatagccGCGATAACGCCAGCATTAAacgctttatttaaataagttgagctcaaaactcactttcagtcagcagcgagtgtttgaaataacttgatccaatgtggattataatcaccatacagggcagaaatatttataagcgatgtaaaagactatgcacgctgggcattaacattaaacatggaaaatatgaccgcttgaagaaatcagacgtcagcttcttattctctatcacaatcgtgtatttactaacttatattatctatcacaagcctcgtctcgagagtttagctcatgttgcctattataaaaatataataatgtttttgttcgggatcctttataaaaataaagatatcattcattcttaatgtgacgtacaggccactgtgactacaaataaacagaaacagactctactgaataagcaggctattttcataagcgttaaaaataaataaataaaatataaagtgtatttatgtgcgattaattttgagtcttgataaattaaatc
Coding sequences within it:
- the LOC113070047 gene encoding uncharacterized protein LOC113070047 isoform X2, producing MSNMGSSTPQSSVSLDTDTLSLTSKSSEESDWFSPKRFRKDEDDDVASQRAQARDLIKQILETRPGGGNVLKEYEDTGTISDDTRKVMVNILVARMMETEGRVPHRLTKQKYGLGIITLFPSLRDPQGRTGYEHFYDGQKNTGFLSWRLKTVQRGTRPSGNKEDPKTEEKGGPLLDRQLCYQEHQLDNDQSVEAISLINHTSEREVIMQKMKATFEYRQRLVHDPEGSTTILSVFPRFLDIKVLILQDFTLLFGSETASRLLERWPTVFKAKVIRLGETLTPTPLLKRLLSSAKQSKESSEAQDSPEWDSDISSFLLLLHLLSPQASGRKKIQRISISQAIDHLVVFHKACRSIQEHLELEENRQPYILASGSSKEAISHYFIVVDKKLIPCQESSSLAAIDELFKSNSRLISLAR
- the LOC113070047 gene encoding uncharacterized protein LOC113070047 isoform X1, which codes for MSNMGSSTPQSSVSLDTDTLSLTSKSSEESDWFSPKRFRKDEDDDVASQRAQARDLIKQILETRPGGGNVLKEYEDTGTISDDTRKVMVNILVARMMETEGRVPHRLTKQKYGLGIITLFPSLRDPQGRTGYEHFYDGQKNTGFLSWRLKTVQRGTRPSGNKEDPKTEEKGGPLLDRQLCYQEHQLDNDQSVEAISLINHTSEREVIMQKMKATFEYRQRLVHDPEGSTTILSVFPRFLDIKVLILQDFTLLFGSETASRLLERWPTVFKAKVIRLGETLTPTPLLKRLLSSAKQSKESSEAQDSPEWDSDISSFLLLLHLLSPQASGRKKIQRISISQAIDHLVVFHKACRSIQEHLELEENRQPYILASGSSKEAISHYFIVVDKKLIPCQESSSLAAIDELFKVHFVFSLRYDSHCLSLGVMYYQGY